From a single Sander vitreus isolate 19-12246 chromosome 4, sanVit1, whole genome shotgun sequence genomic region:
- the alpl gene encoding alkaline phosphatase, tissue-nonspecific isozyme encodes MKVTALLIICSCLMLGSLGKPQFPEQEKDPKYWNTWAQQSLKNALTLQNLNKNKAKNLILFLGDGMGVPTVTAARILKGQLNGQSGEETQLEMDKFPFVSLAKTYNTNAQVPDSAGTATAYLCGVKANEGTVGVSAAAVRSQCNSTQGNEVTSILRWAKEAGKSVGIVTTTRVNHATPSAAYAHSVDRDWYSDNEMPAEALKGGCKDIARQLFENIPNIDVILGGGRKYMFPKNMSDVEYPDVLKHSGTRKDGRNLVQEWIDRVKDKKGHYVWNKKQLLSLNPNSVDYLLGLFEPMDLPYDLERNSNTDPSLTEMVDVAIKILKKNPSGFYLLVEGGRIDHGHHEGKAKQALHEAVEMDRAIGRADLMTSVHDTLTIVTADHSHVFNFGGYTVRGNTIFGLAPMLSDIDQKPFTSIIYGNGPGYKLVNGVRENVSTIDYQDNNYQAQAAVPLSMETHGGEDVAVFAKGPLAHLLHGVHEQNYIPHVMAYAACIGQNREHCMSSNGSADLRPVLSSIAALLTFTQLLC; translated from the exons ATGAAGGTGACAGCCCTGCTCATCATTTGCTCCTGTTTGATGTTGGGAAGTTTGGGGAAGCCACAATTCCCTG AACAGGAGAAGGATCCCAAGTATTGGAATACATGGGCCCAGCAGAGCCTGAAGAACGCTCTGACGCTGCAAAAcctgaataaaaacaaagcaaagaatCTCATCCTCTTCCTCGGAGATG GGATGGGCGTTCCCACAGTGACGGCTGCTCGAATACTGAAGGGTCAGCTGAACGGACAGAGTGGAGAAGAGACGCAGCTGGAGATGGACAAGTTCCCTTTTGTGTCATTGGCCAAG ACATACAACACTAACGCACAGGTGCCAGACAGTGCTGGCACTGCCACAGCTTACCTCTGCGGGGTCAAGGCCAATGAGGGCACGGTGGGCGTGAGTGCAGCTGCTGTCCGATCCCAATGTAACAGCACACAGGGCAATGAGGTCACCTCCATCCTCAGATGGGCTAAGGAAGCAG GCAAGTCAGTGGGAATAGTGACAACGACCCGAGTCAACCATGCCACTCCCAGTGCTGCTTACGCCCACAGCGTGGACAGAGACTGGTACTCCGACAATGAGATGCCAGCTGAAGCTCTGAAGGGCGGCTGCAAGGATATCGCCAGACAACTCTTTGAAAACATCCCCAACATTGAT GTGATTTTGGGCGGAGGCAGGAAGTACATGTTCCCAAAGAACATGTCGGATGTAGAGTACCCCGACGTCCTGAAGCACAGTGGCACACGAAAAGACGGCAGAAACCTGGTGCAGGAGTGGATTGACAGAGTGAAGGATAAA AAAGGCCATTATGTATGGAACAAGAAGCAGCTCTTATCGCTGAACCCTAACAGCGTGGATTACTTATTGG GTCTCTTTGAACCTATGGATCTGCCATATGACTTGGAGCGGAACAGTAACACGGATCCCTCGCTGACAGAGATGGTGGACGTGGCCATCAAGATCCTAAAGAAGAACCCCAGTGGGTTTTACCTGCTTGTTGAAG GAGGACGTATTGATCACGGACACCATGAAGGCAAAGCCAAGCAGGCTCTGCATGAAGCTGTGGAAATGGACCGAGCCATCGGCCGGGCAGATCTCATGACCAGCGTCCACGATACGCTCACTATAGTCACTGCTGATCATTCTCATGTGTTCAACTTCGGAGGCTACACAGTCAGAGGAAACACAATATTTG GTCTGGCCCCAATGTTGAGTGATATTGACCAGAAGCCCTTTACCTCCATCATATATGGGAACGGACCAGGTTACAAACTTGTTAACGGCGTGAGGGAGAATGTCTCCACTATTGACTACC AGGATAACAACTACCAGGCCCAGGCCGCTGTGCCTCTGAGCATGGAGACTCATGGAGGAGAGGATGTGGCCGTGTTTGCGAAAGGTCCCCTGGCTCACTTGCTACATGGCGTCCATGAGCAGAACTACATTCCCCACGTGATGGCTTATGCAGCCTGTATCGGCCAGAACAGGGAACACTGTATGTCAAGCAACGGGTCTGCCGATTTACGCCCCGTCCTCTCTAGCATCGCAGCCCTTCTCACATTCACCCAACTTCTGTGCTGA